Part of the uncultured Cohaesibacter sp. genome is shown below.
CGATGTGCCGGGCTATGCTGCGGCGCTTGAATATTTCGACACCCGCCTCCCAGAACTGGAAGCCGTGCTGGAGCCCGGTGATCTGGTGGTCCTCACCGCCGACCATGGCTGCGATCCCACATGGCAGGGCACCGACCACACCCGCGAGCAGGTGCCTGTGCTGATGTTCGGGCCCGGCATCAAGGGGCGCTATGCCGGTCAGCGTCAGACCTTTGCCGACATTGGTGAGACGGTCGCCGATCACCTCGGCCTTTCGCCCGGGAAGCATGGAACCTCCTTTCTCAAGGACTGACCGAAGAGACGGAGCATGATCAGACTTATGCAATTGACCTATCGTGCCGTGGTCTTGTTCGCGGTTCTGGCGGCCACGCAGGCTCATGCCAGCGGTGAACCGAAAGGGCCCCAGGCGGGCGCTAGGGATCGCATGCCGCTTTTGCCTGCAGCCGCCAACTGCCCGGATGATCCTCGAGAGGCCGCAAGAGACCTTTGGCCGATGGCTGCCGCCTTCGGGCCGCGCATGACCCGCCTGAGGGGCAAGCACGCCTGCGGGCAGTGGGTCCAATGCGACCGCGCCTTCCCGGCCAGAGGCTGGCGATGCCGCTGGCAGGCTGACCATCGAGATGCCCCAAGGGGCAATGCTCCTCAAGGTGATTGAACAAGAAAAGCGATGCAGAACACCAATCCCGTGGCCTCGGGCCAGAGCCTTCTGAAGGCCGAACTCCATGTCCACATCGAAGGGGCGGCCCACCCTGAGCTGGTGCACCGTCTGGCCGAACGGCATGGCAAGAATCTCGATGCTTTCATGCGCGATGACGGCACCTATATCTGGTCCGATTTCACCAATTTCCTCGCATGCTACGACAAGGTGGCCGCGGTCATCTGCACGCCGGAAGACTATGCCGATCTGACCGAAGACTATCTCCTGCGCAATGCAGATGAGGGTTGCTTCTACACCGAGTTCTTCCTCTCGCCCGATCATGTCGCGCTGATGGGCATGAGCTATGACAATCTGCTCGAGGGCATTTCGGAAGGCTATGAGCGGGCAAAGGCCAAGAGCAGTGCACAGGGTTTCCCCCTTGAAGCCCGCTTCATCGTCACCTGCCTGCGGCACATGGGGCCGGAAGCCGCCATCGACGTGGCAAGGCGCGTGGCAGCTCGGCCGCATCCGCTGGTTACCGGTTTCGGCATGGGCGGCGACGAGCGCCTCTACAGCCAGCGGGCGTTTGCCCCGGCTTTCACGATTGCTCACGATGCCGGGCTTGCCTGTACAACCCATGCCGGAGAGTTTGGCAATCCGTTGAGCGTGATTGATGCGCTGGATCATCTGCCGGTGACCCGCATTGGCCATGGCGTGCGTTCGGTCGAGGATCCGGATCTTGTCCGCCGGCTGGTCGATGA
Proteins encoded:
- the add gene encoding adenosine deaminase — translated: MQNTNPVASGQSLLKAELHVHIEGAAHPELVHRLAERHGKNLDAFMRDDGTYIWSDFTNFLACYDKVAAVICTPEDYADLTEDYLLRNADEGCFYTEFFLSPDHVALMGMSYDNLLEGISEGYERAKAKSSAQGFPLEARFIVTCLRHMGPEAAIDVARRVAARPHPLVTGFGMGGDERLYSQRAFAPAFTIAHDAGLACTTHAGEFGNPLSVIDALDHLPVTRIGHGVRSVEDPDLVRRLVDEAIVLEVCPHSNVALGLYPTLAEHPLPILIEAGVLTTLSSDDPPFFSTSVGKEYDEMAVANGWDRETMKGFTRRSLEAAFLDEATRAQLLDRLDRS